The genome window GAAAGAGGAAATGGAGTAAAAAGTTAGTGGTAGCCACATTAGCAATATTCGTTGTTAGTATGAGCACAGCTTTTGAATCGCATTCACTGGCAGCACAATCGCACACGGAGCAGAGTCAGTTCGCGGAAAAGCTTCCCATTGGCGATCCTGAATTACCTGAGCGGCGTACGGTTGAACATCCTGTCCCTGGAGTGACGATTACTACTGTGCACCGGGGTTACCCTGACTCCAAGGCATTTTTCACTGTCACCGTAGCGACCGTAAACGACAAGGAAACAGCTGAAGACATTCACGCTGCGCTGAAGAAGGCCGGTTTCGACTCACGAATTGAGACGCTAAACGAGCGGGCGCCTGATGATCCCGCTACCGGTCCATTGGGTTATCGTGTCCGCGTAGGTTTCTTTGCAGATAAACCCTCTGCACTGGCAACGGTGGAGAAGATCAAACAGGCGGGGATCCGTCTGGATAACGGTCAAGTCATTGGCGAAAACAGCTCTGTTCAGTATAGTGCCGAGGACGGTGGACCTACAACTGGCCCGTGGGAAATCCGGATTTTGACAATCGATCCGAAACAATACCGTGGTGAGCTCAAAGTTGCTCTCGCAACGCCGGACGGGATTGGAAGCGAAACAGTATCATCTATTGTCCGTCGTACGGGTGCGCTTATTGGTACAAACGCCAGCTATTTTGTGATGCGGGATAGCGATGGGACACCTGGTGACGTTGCTGGCCTTTCCGTAGTGAACGGACGCCTCGTCAGTGAAGCGGTGAACAATACCGGCAGCTTTGTTTTGACCAGCCCGAATGGTCGTGGTGCTCGAGTAGAAAAACTGTCGACCGTGATCTCGGTTCATTCCTCTGACGGATCATCGGCAATCATTGACGGAATAAACCGCAAGCC of Polycladomyces subterraneus contains these proteins:
- a CDS encoding phosphodiester glycosidase family protein, with the protein product MFGKRKWSKKLVVATLAIFVVSMSTAFESHSLAAQSHTEQSQFAEKLPIGDPELPERRTVEHPVPGVTITTVHRGYPDSKAFFTVTVATVNDKETAEDIHAALKKAGFDSRIETLNERAPDDPATGPLGYRVRVGFFADKPSALATVEKIKQAGIRLDNGQVIGENSSVQYSAEDGGPTTGPWEIRILTIDPKQYRGELKVALATPDGIGSETVSSIVRRTGALIGTNASYFVMRDSDGTPGDVAGLSVVNGRLVSEAVNNTGSFVLTSPNGRGARVEKLSTVISVHSSDGSSAIIDGINRKPGLILNCGGVDDTPTNNPKHDFLCTDPDEIVYFTRDYGRVADAGTGVQVTLDENGKVIALDEKRGGTIPDKGIILQGIGKGADWLRLHAKMGSKLYIKQSILTADGEPLKLTKNINIVSGGPILLKDGKPVVDAYEEGFHWSESPFYYNFGVRRHPRTIAGITPDGKIIIVVADGRIPGVATGLNFKEEVVLMKSLGVTDAVNLDGGGSSTFVGPDGLRNHPSDGQERPTGDALLVMRPTHQNE